In a genomic window of Macaca nemestrina isolate mMacNem1 chromosome 18, mMacNem.hap1, whole genome shotgun sequence:
- the LOC105463220 gene encoding interleukin-4 receptor subunit alpha — MGWLCSGLLFPVSCLVLLQVASSGSMKVLQEPTCVSDYMSISTCEWKMGGPTNCSAELRLLYQLVFQSSETHTCVPENNGGVGCVCHLLMDDVVSMDNYTLDLWAGQQLLWKGSFKPSEHVKPRAPGNLTVHTNVSDTVLLTWSNPYPPDNYLYNDLTYAVNIWSENDPADSRIHNVTYLKPTLHIPASTLKSGISYRARVRAWAQHYNTTWSEWSPSTKWYNSYREPFEQRLLWGVSAACVFILFFCLSCYFSVTKIKKEWWDQIPNPARSHLVAIIIQDAQESQWEKRSRGQEAAKCPYWKNCLTKLLPCFLEHNMKRDEDPHKAVKDLPFRGSGKSAWCPVEISKTVLWPESISVVRCVELFEAPVECKEEEEVEEEKGSFCTSSESNRDDFQEGREGIVARLTESLFLDLLGGENGGFFQQDMGESCLLPPLGSTSAHVPWDEFPSAGPKEVPPWGKEQPLHQEPSPPASPTQSPDNPTCTEMPLVISSNPAYRSFSNSLSQSPCPRELGPDPLLARHLEEVDPEMPCVPQLSEPTTVAPAEPETWEQILRRNVLQHGAAAAPASAPTSGYREFVHAVQQGGIQASAVAGLGPPGEAGYKAFSSLLASSAVSPGECGFGASSGEEGYKPFQDLTPGCPGDPAPVPVPLFTFGLDREPPHSPQSSHLPSNSPEHLALEPGEKVEDMQKPPLPPEQATDPLGDNLGSGIVYSALTCHLCGHLKQCHGQEDGGQAPVVASPCCGCCCGDRSSPPTTPLRAPDPSLGGVPLEASLCPASLAPSGISEKSKSSLSFHPAPGSAQSSSQTPQIVNFVSVGPTCMRVS; from the exons ATGGGGTGGCTTTGCTCTGGGCTCCTGTTCCCTGTGAGCTGCCTGGTCCTGCTGCAGGTGGCAAGCTCTG GGAGCATGAAGGTCCTGCAGGAGCCCACCTGCGTCTCCGACTACATGAGCATCTCTACCTGTGAGTGGAAGATGGGCGGTCCCACCAATTGCAGCGCCGAGCTCCGTCTGTTGTACCAGCTGGTTTTTCAGTCCTCCGA AACCCACACGTGTGTCCCCGAGAACAACGGCGGTGTGGGGTGCGTGTGCCACCTGCTCATGGATGATGTGGTCAGTATGGACAACTATACGCTGGACCTGTGGGCTGGACAGCAGCTGCTGTGGAAGGGCTCCTTCAAGCCCAGCGAGCATG TGAAACCCAGGGCCCCAGGAAACCTCACGGTTCACACCAATGTCTCCGACACTGTGCTGCTGACCTGGAGCAACCCGTATCCCCCTGACAATTACCTGTATAATGATCTCACCTATGCAGTCAACATTTGGAGTGAAAACGACCCGGCAGAT TCCAGAATCCATAACGTGACCTACCTAAAACCCACCCTCCACATCCCAGCCAGCACCCTGAAGTCTGGAATTTCCTACAGGGCACGGGTGAGGGCCTGGGCTCAGCACTATAACACCACCTGGAGTGAGTGGAGCCCCAGCACCAAGTGGTACAACT CCTACAGGGAGCCCTTCGAGCAGCGCCTCCTGTGGGGTGTCAGCGCCGCCTGCGTTTTCATCCTGTTCTTCTGCCTGTCGTGCTATTTCAGCGTCACCAA gaTTAAGAAAGAATGGTGGGACCAGATTCCCAACCCAGCCCGCAGCCACCTCGTGGCTATAATAATCCAGGATGCTCAG GAGTCACAGTGGGAGAAGCGATCCCGAGGCCAGGAAGCAGCCAAATGCCC ATACTGGAAGAATTGTCTTACCAAGCTCTTGCCCTGTTTTCTGGAGCACAACATGAAAAGGGATGAGGATCCCCACAAGGCTGTCAAAGATCTGCCATTCCGGGGCTCCGGAAAATCAGCATGGTGCCCGGTGGAGATCAGCAAGACAGTCCTCTGGCCAGAGAGCATCAGCGTGGTGCGATGCGTGGAGTTGTTTGAGGCTCCAGTGGAGtgtaaggaggaggaggaggtagaggaagaaaaagggagcTTCTGTACATCATCTGAGAGCAATAGGGATGACTtccaggagggaagggagggtaTTGTGGCCCGGCTAACAGAGAGCCTGTTCCTGGACCTGCTCGGAGGGGAGAATGGGGGCTTTTTCCAGCAGGACATGGGGGAGTCGTGCCTTCTTCCACCTTTGGGAAGCACGAGTGCTCACGTGCCCTGGGATGAGTTCCCAAGTGCAGGGCCCAAGGAGGTGCCTCCCTGGGGCAAGGAGCAGCCTCTCCACCAGGAGCCGAGTCCTCCTGCCAGCCCAACGCAGAGCCCAGACAACCCGACTTGCACAGAGATGCCCCTCGTCATCTCAAGCAACCCTGCTTACCGTAGCTTCAGCAACTCCCTGAGCCAGTCCCCATGTCCCAGAGAGCTGGGTCCAGACCCGCTGCTGGCCAGACATCTGGAGGAAGTGGACCCTGAGATGCCCTGTGTCCCCCAGCTCTCTGAGCCAACCACTGTGGCCCCAGCTGAGCCAGAAACCTGGGAGCAGATCCTCCGTCGGAATGTCCTCCAGCACGGGGCGGCTGCAGCCCCTGCCTCGGCCCCCACCAGTGGCTATCGCGAGTTTGTACATGCGGTGCAGCAGGGTGGCATCCAGGCCAGTGCGGTGGCGGGCTTGGGCCCCCCGGGAGAGGCTGGGTACAAGGCCTTCTCGAGCCTGCTTGCCAGCAGTGCCGTGTCCCCGGGGGAATGTGGATTTGGGGCTAGCAGTGGGGAAGAGGGGTATAAGCCTTTCCAAGACCTCACTCCTGGCTGCCCTGGGGACCCTGCCCCAGTCCCTGTCCCCTTGTTCACCTTTGGACTGGACAGGGAGCCACCTCACAGCCCGCAGAGCTCACACCTCCCAAGCAACTCCCCAGAGCACCTGGCTCTGGAACCAGGGGAAAAAGTAGAGGACATGCAAAAGCCCCCACTCCCCCCGGAGCAGGCCACAGACCCCCTTGGGGACAACCTGGGCAGTGGCATCGTCTACTCAGCCCTCACCTGCCACCTGTGCGGCCACCTGAAGCAGTGTCATGGCCAGGAGGATGGTGGCCAGGCCCCTGTCGTGGCCAGTCcctgctgtggctgctgctgtgGAGACAGGTCCTCGCCCCCTACAACCCCCCTGAGGGCCCCAGACCCCTCTCTAGGTGGGGTTCCACTGGAGGCCAGCCTCTGTCCGGCCTCCCTGGCACCCTCGGGCATCTCAGAGAAGAGTAAATCCTCACTGTCCTTCCATCCTGCCCCTGGCAGTGCTCAGAGCTCAAGCCAGACTCCCCAGATCGTGAACTTTGTCTCCGTGGGTCCCACATGCATGAGGGTCTCTTAG